Proteins encoded by one window of Mercenaria mercenaria strain notata chromosome 4, MADL_Memer_1, whole genome shotgun sequence:
- the LOC123551058 gene encoding hemicentin-1-like isoform X1 codes for MIVKLIYVALLLEVFISAVEGWNCVSTAVKVYSRINAKAVLQFDISADVNPSNSITFSIRFYNGTVIALVRYMSNGEITIQKLPGVDVTADASGNVAVTLINVGEDNQGVYFISGGGSSARCNCLYILGIPSKAKISVNENPNVGSSMTLTCTSTSTTTPNNHSLSLTYNWKVNDVYNPSGTRYIYSTSRKTLTLLRVEQNDIDKQFTCSSTENVIDGYTSNNSDQTSLRAIYGPKNIYFSPTTSNYTRAEYTDFNPVTCKASCNPGCSFQWTKIGEVQSVSNTSELNLKNLTRTQAGTYICTAMTSGGFSMRKYLVINVIYGPDTANISVHSPYNLTEGEDQRNITCSSDCYPGCTYSWKNISSSLYISSNGLLHLQYVNRFVSGRYICTARNTAIDYAHSSDAVVMVNVEYPALISSFYVEGREGEINTIAEEHADIQFTCITDNSVSSTIKIMFNDHILKMTEAFHTKYVTFTRRKIACSQGGLYVCEGTNLYAQTTRKNITMLIKCAPRPQRQLNYNITSSLNVPARLSFTAIAYHEPGPTGFLWHKEEARKWIPLLSNDDLQMSSSGLQTNLTILNVSHQNFGQYRLTVMNDIGKYEQYMFLEEKDFHEQHIKDCSNTTAVFVGVSLGIVSGALAVYSICITIWVKKHLLKGGTKYETRRERQTYTNEVPLEDTHAEETSREARDINDPQYTSLDDAFKDRNDTYEKIGTTET; via the exons ATGATAGTAAAGTTAATTTATGTGGCACTTCTGTTGGAGGTTTTTATCTCAG CTGTTGAAGGATGGAATTGCGTCTCAACGGCCGTAAAGGTCTACAGTAGAATAAACGCAAAAGCAGTTCTCCAGTTTGACATCTCAGCTGATGTAAATCCCTCTAATAGTATCACATTCAGTATTCGGTTTTATAATGGTACTGTGATAGCACTTGTAAGATACATGTCAAATGGAGAAATCACAATACAAAAATTACCCGGTGTTGATGTAACGGCTGATGCTTCAGGAAATGTTGCGGTTACACTGATAAATGTTGGAGAAGACAATCAAggtgtatattttatttctggtGGAGGAAGTTCTGCCAGATGTAACTGCTTGTACATATTAG GCATCCCTTCTAAGGCAAAAATATCAGTTAATGAAAACCCAAATGTAGGAAGCAGTATGACTTTAACATGCACGAGTACTTCAACTACCACACCTAATAATCACAGTCTCAGTCTAACATACAACTGGAAGGTAAATGATGTTTACAATCCTAGTGGTACGAGGTATATTTACTCTACCAGCAGAAAAACATTGACCCTTTTGCGGGTTGAACAGAATGATATTGATAAACAGTTTACTTGTTCAAGTACAGAAAACGTCATTGATGGCTACACATCGAACAACAGTGATCAAACATCTCTGAGGGCTATCT ACGGACCAAAAAACATTTACTTTAGTCCGACTACTTCTAATTACACGAGAGCTGAATACACCGATTTTAACCCTGTGACCTGCAAGGCTAGCTGTAACCCAGGATGCTCATTCCAGTGGACTAAGATAGGCGAAGTACAATCTGTTTCCAATACATCTGAACTAAATCTGAAAAATCTGACTCGAACACAGGCTGGAACATACATATGTACTGCAATGACGTCAGGCGGTTTTTCAATGAGAAAATATCTCGTAATCAATGTAATTT ATGGCCCAGATACGGCAAATATCAGTGTTCATTCTCCATACAATCTTACAGAAGGTGAAGATCAAAGAAACATCACTTGTTCTTCTGACTGTTATCCAGGATGTACATATAGTTGGAAAAATATCTCTAGTAGTCTGTATATAAGTTCAAATGGTTTGTTGCATCTTCAGTATGTGAACAGGTTTGTGTCAGGAAGGTACATATGTACAGCAAGGAATACAGCCATTGACTATGCGCACTCTTCGGATGCTGTTGTCATGGTTAATGTTGAAT ATCCTGCATTAATTAGTTCGTTCTATGTAGAAGGACGTGAAGGGGAAATAAATACTATTGCTGAAGAACATGCTGACATACAATTTACATGTATAACGGACAACAGTGTTTCttcaactatcaaaattatgttcaacgatcatattttgaaaatgacgGAAGCCTTTCATACGAAATACGTGACATTCACTCGTCGGAAAATCGCATGCTCTCAAGGTGGTTTGTATGTGTGTGAAGGAACGAACTTGTATGCTCAAACAACACGGAAAAACATAACGATGCTCATAAAAT GTGCTCCCCGTCCACAGCGACAGTTAAACTATAATATTACAAGTTCTTTGAACGTTCCTGCTAGACTCAGTTTTACAGCCATAGCCTATCATGAACCAGGTCCTACAGGATTTTTATGGCACAAAGAAGAAGCTAGGAAATGGATACCATTATTGAGTAATGACGATTTACAGATGTCTTCTTCGGGATTACAAACAAATCTTACTATTCTAAATGTATCACATCAAAACTTTGGACAGTATCGACTAACAGTTATGAATGACATTGGGAAGTATGAGCAGTATATGTTTCTTGAAGAAAAGG ATTTCCATGAACAACATATCAAAGATTGCTCAAACACCACTGCAGTGTTCGTTGGTGTTTCTCTTGGTATTGTTTCAGGCGCCCTTGCAGTATATTCCATTTGCATTACTATTTGGGTTAAAAAACATTTACTTAAAG GCGGAACCAAGTATGAAAC AAGAAGAGAAAGACAGACGTATACCAATGAGGTTCCCCTCGAGGACACACACGCTGAAGAAACCAGCCGAGAGGCAAGAGATATCAATGATCCACAATACACAAGTTTAGATGATGCCTTTAAGGACAGAAACGACACCTATGAAAAGATTGGGACGACAGAAACATAA
- the LOC123551058 gene encoding hemicentin-1-like isoform X2 encodes MIVKLIYVALLLEVFISAVEGWNCVSTAVKVYSRINAKAVLQFDISADVNPSNSITFSIRFYNGTVIALVRYMSNGEITIQKLPGVDVTADASGNVAVTLINVGEDNQGVYFISGGGSSARCNCLYILGIPSKAKISVNENPNVGSSMTLTCTSTSTTTPNNHSLSLTYNWKVNDVYNPSGTRYIYSTSRKTLTLLRVEQNDIDKQFTCSSTENVIDGYTSNNSDQTSLRAIYGPKNIYFSPTTSNYTRAEYTDFNPVTCKASCNPGCSFQWTKIGEVQSVSNTSELNLKNLTRTQAGTYICTAMTSGGFSMRKYLVINVIYGPDTANISVHSPYNLTEGEDQRNITCSSDCYPGCTYSWKNISSSLYISSNGLLHLQYVNRFVSGRYICTARNTAIDYAHSSDAVVMVNVEYPALISSFYVEGREGEINTIAEEHADIQFTCITDNSVSSTIKIMFNDHILKMTEAFHTKYVTFTRRKIACSQGGLYVCEGTNLYAQTTRKNITMLIKCAPRPQRQLNYNITSSLNVPARLSFTAIAYHEPGPTGFLWHKEEARKWIPLLSNDDLQMSSSGLQTNLTILNVSHQNFGQYRLTVMNDIGKYEQYMFLEEKGGTKYETRRERQTYTNEVPLEDTHAEETSREARDINDPQYTSLDDAFKDRNDTYEKIGTTET; translated from the exons ATGATAGTAAAGTTAATTTATGTGGCACTTCTGTTGGAGGTTTTTATCTCAG CTGTTGAAGGATGGAATTGCGTCTCAACGGCCGTAAAGGTCTACAGTAGAATAAACGCAAAAGCAGTTCTCCAGTTTGACATCTCAGCTGATGTAAATCCCTCTAATAGTATCACATTCAGTATTCGGTTTTATAATGGTACTGTGATAGCACTTGTAAGATACATGTCAAATGGAGAAATCACAATACAAAAATTACCCGGTGTTGATGTAACGGCTGATGCTTCAGGAAATGTTGCGGTTACACTGATAAATGTTGGAGAAGACAATCAAggtgtatattttatttctggtGGAGGAAGTTCTGCCAGATGTAACTGCTTGTACATATTAG GCATCCCTTCTAAGGCAAAAATATCAGTTAATGAAAACCCAAATGTAGGAAGCAGTATGACTTTAACATGCACGAGTACTTCAACTACCACACCTAATAATCACAGTCTCAGTCTAACATACAACTGGAAGGTAAATGATGTTTACAATCCTAGTGGTACGAGGTATATTTACTCTACCAGCAGAAAAACATTGACCCTTTTGCGGGTTGAACAGAATGATATTGATAAACAGTTTACTTGTTCAAGTACAGAAAACGTCATTGATGGCTACACATCGAACAACAGTGATCAAACATCTCTGAGGGCTATCT ACGGACCAAAAAACATTTACTTTAGTCCGACTACTTCTAATTACACGAGAGCTGAATACACCGATTTTAACCCTGTGACCTGCAAGGCTAGCTGTAACCCAGGATGCTCATTCCAGTGGACTAAGATAGGCGAAGTACAATCTGTTTCCAATACATCTGAACTAAATCTGAAAAATCTGACTCGAACACAGGCTGGAACATACATATGTACTGCAATGACGTCAGGCGGTTTTTCAATGAGAAAATATCTCGTAATCAATGTAATTT ATGGCCCAGATACGGCAAATATCAGTGTTCATTCTCCATACAATCTTACAGAAGGTGAAGATCAAAGAAACATCACTTGTTCTTCTGACTGTTATCCAGGATGTACATATAGTTGGAAAAATATCTCTAGTAGTCTGTATATAAGTTCAAATGGTTTGTTGCATCTTCAGTATGTGAACAGGTTTGTGTCAGGAAGGTACATATGTACAGCAAGGAATACAGCCATTGACTATGCGCACTCTTCGGATGCTGTTGTCATGGTTAATGTTGAAT ATCCTGCATTAATTAGTTCGTTCTATGTAGAAGGACGTGAAGGGGAAATAAATACTATTGCTGAAGAACATGCTGACATACAATTTACATGTATAACGGACAACAGTGTTTCttcaactatcaaaattatgttcaacgatcatattttgaaaatgacgGAAGCCTTTCATACGAAATACGTGACATTCACTCGTCGGAAAATCGCATGCTCTCAAGGTGGTTTGTATGTGTGTGAAGGAACGAACTTGTATGCTCAAACAACACGGAAAAACATAACGATGCTCATAAAAT GTGCTCCCCGTCCACAGCGACAGTTAAACTATAATATTACAAGTTCTTTGAACGTTCCTGCTAGACTCAGTTTTACAGCCATAGCCTATCATGAACCAGGTCCTACAGGATTTTTATGGCACAAAGAAGAAGCTAGGAAATGGATACCATTATTGAGTAATGACGATTTACAGATGTCTTCTTCGGGATTACAAACAAATCTTACTATTCTAAATGTATCACATCAAAACTTTGGACAGTATCGACTAACAGTTATGAATGACATTGGGAAGTATGAGCAGTATATGTTTCTTGAAGAAAAGG GCGGAACCAAGTATGAAAC AAGAAGAGAAAGACAGACGTATACCAATGAGGTTCCCCTCGAGGACACACACGCTGAAGAAACCAGCCGAGAGGCAAGAGATATCAATGATCCACAATACACAAGTTTAGATGATGCCTTTAAGGACAGAAACGACACCTATGAAAAGATTGGGACGACAGAAACATAA